The DNA segment agggccaaacgcaggcaagtggtatTAGTGTagttgggggcatgttggtcggcatgggggaagtctggctgaaaggcctgtttccacattgcatggcTCTTTGACTCTTAAAGAACTTTGAAGAAGCAGAGGTATTTACTGAGAAATTCAAAAACCCAGGGCCGGGCTAACTGAAGTTGTGACCACCACTGCTGGACCATTGGAAATTGTGGATGTGCAAGTGGAATTTGGACATTGGAGCATAGGAATCTGAGAAAATTAAGAAGCAGATAGAGTACAGTCCAAAACtatagacaacaggcaataggtgcaggagtaggccatttagcccttcgagccagcgagaTTTGGGCAGTTTATCCAGATGTTCTGAATAAAATCTTAGAATTAATCTTAGAATATAATCTTAAATtaaatggtcccaacccgaaacgtcacctatccattttctccagagatgctgcctgatctgctgagttactccagcattttatgtctatcttctgaataaaGTGCTGTTTTAAAAATAGTTCGGAGAGaaggttaaaaaaaatagttCGGTTGGAAGGTAAAGAAAATGTTTACCTAGATGTTCTGAATAAAATGTTATGTTAAAAATGGAAGGTTAAAAAAGGGTAAAAGAAAGTCTTGAAGTAGCAATCAGACATCTGAGTCAATAAAAAATGCAAGCATTCCTGCTGGAGCTTCTAACCCAGATAGGCACCTGACTGAAATTTGGTCAGAATatcacaagacataggagcagaattgggccattcgtgttgttgttgttgttcgtccttcgggttcgaagatgaccatgacttcactttcagttggaggattggtgactgtgggtccggaagtgactggtgaggccaatccgggcccggaaggcatgcccacatgtaggacacaagtggatgggtgctgaagtggaggtagcccgggccttgcgcgtggtgcgtttcctctgggcctctgcagtgcgtctgttctctgctgcacgggctcctgtggtgagcttgctacgccaagttggacggtccagagcaagagactcccaagtgctgaggttgatgtccaagtctttgagggacactttggggcagtccttaaaccgtttcttcgtGTATCTGCATACTGGCCACTTGTGCTGAAATGAGGTTGCTTGAATGATTGAatcaaagatacagcacggaaacaccaAGGCCATGCCGACCATTTTGTCCCACCAaggccacgtcgaccatcgatcacccgttcaccctGGTTCTTTGTTATCACAATTTCTACACACTGGCGGCCTatgaaacccacacgtctttgagatgttggcagaaaccggagcatccatgtggtcacacaaaaacgtgcaaattccacgcggacagcacccgaggtcaggattgaacccaggtctctggcgctgagaggcagcagccctaccagcgGAGCCCCTGCTGCATTTTGAATGGAACATAAACCTATCTGCCTTCGGTATATGTGAAAGATTCATCgcactatatattttaaaaagcatGAGAGTGTTCCCCTGTGTCCTCTCAATCAACAGTAAGgaaagagatgatcttgccttgTATTACTGCAGATTGCAGTAACATGATGTGCTGAAAATGACCGCTGTGATTTTCTACTGTATGAGAGACTGCTTCAAAGCAGCAGTAAAATCTTTGGAATGTTCTTGGAAGCTGACAGTTGCTGCATACATGCACGCTCCCTCTTTCGTTTCTGGGTTACAGATAGAGTGATATGGTCTATCTGCGCCTAACCTTATTAAAGGCCAAGGTGTTTCACTTTTGTTTAACCCCCTGGAATCTTGAAAACTGTGGGCAACACCCTGGGCATTTTTATCGATGACAAGTTCTAACCCCATTCTTTACAGAATAAAATGGATTCAATGGCGAGAATTTATACGCAGCACACGTAATATAAGTCgttttgcgtaggaaggaactgcagatgctggtttacactgaagatggacacaaaagtaactcggcaggtctggcagcatctctggagaacatggataggtgacgttacaggttgggacccgtcttcagactgatttcagtggTGTTGGTATTCTTAGTTTGATGACCTGGGTCTGACACAGAGCAGAAGCAGAGAGTAGCAAAAGGAGatgaaagaaattgcagatgcaggaatcttggacaaaacagttaagtgctggaagagctcagtgggtcaggcagcatctgtggagggaatggacaggtgactttttgggccgGGATTCCGTAAGTAtgaggtcccgactcaaaacatcgcctgtccagtccttccacagatactgcctgaccactgagttcttccggcactttgtcttttgATAGGGAAAGGATATGGAGTGACACGTTCAGAGAAATCGCAGAGGGGTTTTAAGGAAAATAATGCCCAGAATGACACTAAGGATGCAGAAATAGAGCGATCAGAAAGTTTGCAGGTTCCTTAAGTTCCAATCTGTGGGTACTTATCCAGTCACAACGatatgttttagtttagattattgtcacgtgtaccgaggtacggtgaaaaacttTAGTtgtgagctaaccagtcagcataaagacaatacatgatcacaatcgagccgtccacagtggttTTAGGTTCTTCATAACATTTTCTTTTTATTGTTTAGCTTCTTCATAAAAGCTTCTTTGTATTTTTAGATCCAATCACGACAATACATTCCTGATGAATTAATTGCACATGTAAGTTGACCAAGAATCTCGATCCTGGCACATTTGTTACCTGTTATGATGTCAAAAGGCCACAAGAAATTATTTCAGAAAAGCAGCTATTGAATACCAACACCACTGGAATCAGAAGCAGCACAATGCGGATTAGTTTATGCCAAATACTGCTGACTGGGGCAATATTGATTAATCTGGTGGTTCTTTACTGCGTCTCGAGAACCCAGCAGCAAATGCTGAAGCACAAAGAGCCAGGAAAGGCCGCATCGCGGAGGTTATCGGTTTCGCGAGTCGCTGGAATCACTGTGCTGATAAGAGAGTTTGAAGACTTTGAGAACTGGGTGGTGGGCGTTGTGAAGTCCTTCATGAAGGTACGGTCAGATCAGCCCATCCTGGTGGTGGCTGACAAACTGCCCTACCCGCCGCTGGGCCTGCCCAACAAGCGGACCCTGCAGACGATCCTGTTGAAAGCATCTCCCGATCAGCCACACTATGTCACGAGACCCGAATTCTACATCAAGACGGAGTACACCCTCTTGGTGCCTGATGGAATACAGCTGGACTCAATGCAGCAAGTCGACCGCCTTCTTCAGGAATTCGAGGCCAACAAAGACAAGGCCCGGATGGTCGCAGCCCCTGTTCAGCCTTCTGGAATGTTCAAGTGTCTAAACCTGCGGGTTAACCTGAAGGAATGGAGCGCAGTTTACAGCCCCTCGAGCGGTCAGCTTTGCGATGCCATTGCGGGAGACGCTGTAGTCCTTCTTCGGACGGAAgacttgttcaacctctcccagcCAATGCTGAGGCCGCTCACGACCTCCCTCTTCATCCAGTCCTCACTGCACGGCTGGAGGGTGAAGATGGCGGAGAGCGTggtcttctcctcatacccccgcTCTCTCTACATGTCAGCCCACAACCAGTGGAAGGCCGACAACCACGTCAAGGCCAGGCTGGCTCACCTATTCGGAGACTTTGGCGTGAAGCGCGTGGTCCAGGCCGACGGGAAGGAGCAGTGGTACGGATGCACCAAGGACACTCCGCGCTGCTTCGGCACCGTGCACGACGACACACCGGACTACCTGTATCTGAACAGGTGGACTCCTCCTTGCTGCCTCAAGGCCTTGCGCGAGACAGCCAGGTACGTCATAAAGATCCTGGAGTCCTCGGACGTCCGCTACTGGATGGAGGGTGGCACCCTACTGGGAGCAGTGCGCCAACAGGACATCATTGCCTGGGACTACGACGTGGATCTGGGAATCTACTTGGAAGACGTGGAGAAGTGCGAGTTGCTGCGGAATCTGGACTCTGGCTCGGTGGTCGACGGGAACGGCTACGTGTGGGAGAAGGCGGTGGAAGGGGAGTTCTACCGAGTGCAGTACAGCGAGAGCAACCACCTACACGTCGACCTGTGGCCCTTCTACGCCAGAGAAGGAATCATGACTAAGAACACCTGGCTGGACCACAAGCAGGACGTCGAGTTCCCCGAGCATTTTCTCAAGCCGCTGGTACCCATGCAGTTTGCCGGGGTGACTGCTTATGCACCGAACAATCACCGACGCTTCCTCGAGTTGAAATTCGGTGAAGGGGTCATCGAAAACCCAGAGTACCCAAATCCTGCAAAGAAAAAGTTTGTGAAGACGGACTAAGTGGAGGATATTGgccatctcagaaggagatgtggGCCAGTTACACTTAGGGTCTCCCAATGTtagagtggtttagtttagttcataagatataggagcagaattaggccatttggcccatcaagtctactccgccattgaataatGGCTGCTCTAAACTTCCTTTTCCCCATTacttctgacacccatactaatcaagaatctgtcaatctctgccttaaatatatccattgatttggtctGTACACCccactgtggcaacgaattccacagattcaccaccctctgcctaacgaaatttctcctcgtctcctttctaaaggtacgtccttttatttagttttgtttattgtcacgcgtgccgaggtacagtgaaaagcttttgttgcatgctaaccaggaaagcttttcactgcacctcggtacaggtgacaataaacgaaatgaaactaaactaaaccactctaACATCTGGAGAAGTACTATTGATAAGTCCCATTGCAAAGTAACGTGATATCCcacatatgtaagaaggaactgcagatgctggttttcactgaagatagtcacaacgtgctggaataactcagcgtgtcaggcagcatctctggagaaaagaataggtcaagtcaagtcaattttatttgtatagcacatttaaaaacaacccacgttgaccaaagtgctgcacatctgattaggaaaaaaaaaaaagaaacatacagtaggtgatgtttcgggtctaaagaagggtctcgacccaaaacgccacccattccttctgttccaagatgatgcctgacccgctgagttacttcagcattttgtgtctaccttcgattttaaccagcatttgcagtttttttcctgcacatattgtAATGGGATtacagttcattttagtttattgtcacatgtaccgaggtacagtgaaaagcttttgttgcatgctaaccagtcagcggaaagacaatacatgatcacaatcgagtcattcactgtgcacagacacatgataaagggaataacgtttagtgcaagataatgccagTGAAGTCGGATCAACGGTcttcattgaggtagatggtagttcaggactgctctctagttgtggtagggcagttcaattgcctgataacagtcgaGAAGAAACTGTCTATCTTAAGACTTAACCACTATTTATATAGCACTGGGAAAAAAGTGACCCAGTGTTATTATATAA comes from the Rhinoraja longicauda isolate Sanriku21f chromosome 41, sRhiLon1.1, whole genome shotgun sequence genome and includes:
- the fkrp gene encoding ribitol 5-phosphate transferase FKRP, yielding MRISLCQILLTGAILINLVVLYCVSRTQQQMLKHKEPGKAASRRLSVSRVAGITVLIREFEDFENWVVGVVKSFMKVRSDQPILVVADKLPYPPLGLPNKRTLQTILLKASPDQPHYVTRPEFYIKTEYTLLVPDGIQLDSMQQVDRLLQEFEANKDKARMVAAPVQPSGMFKCLNLRVNLKEWSAVYSPSSGQLCDAIAGDAVVLLRTEDLFNLSQPMLRPLTTSLFIQSSLHGWRVKMAESVVFSSYPRSLYMSAHNQWKADNHVKARLAHLFGDFGVKRVVQADGKEQWYGCTKDTPRCFGTVHDDTPDYLYLNRWTPPCCLKALRETARYVIKILESSDVRYWMEGGTLLGAVRQQDIIAWDYDVDLGIYLEDVEKCELLRNLDSGSVVDGNGYVWEKAVEGEFYRVQYSESNHLHVDLWPFYAREGIMTKNTWLDHKQDVEFPEHFLKPLVPMQFAGVTAYAPNNHRRFLELKFGEGVIENPEYPNPAKKKFVKTD